The following nucleotide sequence is from Pleurodeles waltl isolate 20211129_DDA chromosome 8, aPleWal1.hap1.20221129, whole genome shotgun sequence.
actcagtcacacctgcactcttctgtatactgaatgggtcttcctgggctggaagggtggagggcttgacacttttcaaaggctagtggactgccctccacaatggactgccaagccccctactgggacccttgcagacagacctgtactgtaaggggaacttatgcacttcaaaaccactctttgaagtctcccccacttcaaaggcattttgggtatataaactgggtccctgaccccaccaaatcacacttctggaccagaacctgcaacatgtcaagaggaactgcctagctggccaaaggactcatcttcactgctttgctgaggatgactgctgccctgctggcctctgactttgctgagaagtgctgcccaagggcttggattgagcttgcctcctgttttctgaaggctCTGGGCCCCAAAAATCTCATTTCTTCAAGGAACtacttgtgcgccgaaaatcgacgAGCAGCTTGAtggaaacgatgcacagtctgccGTGCGACAAGAAAGAGTGAagatttgatgcagcgcctgccttgcatctgGAAATTCGAAGCAcatccctactggatcgacgcacagctgaaccggaacaactcagttggacttcctgagtgaagaattgacgcagcgcctgccgtgcgccagaaaattcgatgcatcgccacaccggatcgacgcaaagcctgtgACTGTGTCCCACATGACCAGGATTTACACGCATCGCCCCTGGGTGCCAAAAAGAtcgctgcatcgcagtgaggaaccaagcctgcaCGCCGGaactgacgcatcatctgtgccgcactgGGAAAtacaacgcacaccctatttttccacgcctctcctcctATGCAGTCTCCATGCGTGTTTTGtggcgctaaccaggtactttgtgaaaccaagagacaactgttgatttctaaggtttAAGAGACTTTTGAATCTTACAAAagtaatatctcaacttgtgcttattgaatcattatcgttttgacctaaatttaaccagataaatatcttatatttttctagacgggtgtggtgtatttttgtgttttcactatgttactgtatggtttattgcacaaatactttacacaatgccttctaagttaagcctgaatactccgtgccaagcttccagagggtggtgggcacaggatcatttggattgtgtgtgatttaccctgcctaggattgtggttcctttgtggaaaaggtgaatacctcttgcaactagagaccccatttctaacatacacccaTTCCTTTCCCAGGTTTTCACGGCCTACTTTGTGCGATTAACCGCGGTCTGGTTTTCATTCGGATTAGACTCTCCATTTAAAGAGCTTGCTTGAGAAAAATGCCAACCAGGCAAGGGTTTGTGTGAAATTCAAGTTCACTGGTAGAGTTGTGCAAAGTTCACAACTTTATAAAGTTGCAGTTTTTGTTTTGATTCCACGGCTTAAGGTTTCCGCAAaaggttttagcaagaaaatgtaCCTTCCAAACATTTTAAGTAGAGAAATAATCCATGTAAATGTAGCTTTTGTGGCgtttctcttgttaataaaatatttgttttgtagGTTTTCACCAGCATACTTTTTAAACTTTACCAACTTTGAAGTTTGTAAACTttctaatatgtaaaaaaaaaaaaaaaaacgtaaaattaAACTTCTGAGCACAGTTACCAGCTTTGTACATCACTAGTCGATGCTTGCATATGCATTGTCTGCCTTGCAGACTCGAGCCTCTGTGAAGATTAGTTTAACTAGACTACGTTGGCGTAATCTTGAAAGACGCTGAATAGGATCTATTGTGGAACTGAGCAGCAGAGAGCAATTGTGTGGTTTGTAGGATAGAAGTGTATTTTTAATCATTTTCTTTTATGGTCCCCATTTCAGCTTTGTAAAAATTGACAGTAGAATGGGGAGTACTTGGAATCCAATGCAGAAAATCCCAGGGGAGAAGTCAATTTCATATGCTTTACAGATTTAATGAAATACACAGCACGCATCCTTATATAACGATAGATTTTGTAACCTGCAGTATGTTGCATACTTTTCTCTTGAACCAAGCTATACCTTACTCGCTGTATTCAaaaagatgtttttcaaattgactTGTTTCGTGGAAAGTAGACTATTTTTGTACTCTGTTTTGCATCGATATTAAAATGGACATATAAAAAGTGGTACTTTTTCGTGAGTACCAAAATGAATATACTGATTCGCATAGTGGAAACAGTTGTATTTGCGGTGGCTTATGCAGCACTGTTGTACATGGACACACACGGAGGGAGAAGTGAGAGACATTCTCCGACATTCGATGGGGAGTTTGTCACCAGGGCACTGTTTCTGGAGAACGGACAAATACTTTAAATCATTGAATATTCTTTATGGCCCCTACAACacgctgctgttgttggcttcgaGACCATGTTGAGAGGGCAGAGAGACCCTTGTTAATGAAGTAAAATGTTGCTGGGTTGAGTGTTGAAGCTGGAGCGGCACAGGCTGGTATTATTTCATTCCACTCCTGCAACTCTGCTGCTGTGTTAAGCAATTATTGCCAAGCTGAAACAAGCACTGGTGACTGACTGCAGTGGCTTTAGCTCAGCAATAGCTACACTTTTGTGTCTTTGAAAGAGGTCTGTACTTGTATTTGTGAATCAACTAAAGTCCCTTCTCGTTTCTGTGTCTGTACTAACATAATCAGCCCATTCCTGCTGACCATCTTGCTCTTTCGTACTGTTCACTTTCTTACATGATACGGAAACTGTTTGGGGTCTTTATTATTTGTGCGGCTTTTTGACTACTTGGCCTTTAGTGCTTTCCATCACCTGCACAGTTCACTTAATACTTTCTAGTGTGTTAGTTTGAAGCTTTCATGGGATATTTCAGGATTTTACTGTAGTAGTAGCATGTCTTTTGGTACCATGGCAACAATACATAGCATTACTCCTTAAGCACACTAGGGTGCGTGGTAACCAAGCagactacaaaaaaaaaatctgcaaaaagtGGAGAATGATTTATAACCGCACATACAGCAAAGACCTCCTGAGGCAACTGCAATTTCATTAGCTGGCCATGAACATGCACAATACCAGTGTGAGAGGTGCAAGACGGCAAGCTAAGGCAAGCCAAGATGACTATACTTTCAACATTTGTCTTTCATGCACTTTTATTCTGTGACCTCTGCCACCTCCTGAAGTGAGCCTTAACTGCTCGACTTGCCAGCCTTCGAGAGTCAAGTGCATAAAAATTGATAAACGAGTTTTCTAGTTGGAATGTAGTTGTACCAATGGCTCTTGGATATGAGCGGTAAATGTCACGTATAATACCACCTAACCAGTGAGTGTTCCAGAACTGAGAGAAAAGATTTTGCATGAATTCCTCACTCTGAGCCGTTGGCGCTCTAGACTAGATTGTGAATAGTTTCCTTTTATGTTtcatctgtgtttgtgtgagtAGCGCTTCCGTTATTTATATCTACAACCTTGAGGCTGCTGGTAACAAACACACAAGAGACTATCCCATTACCTTGCCTATTCCATCTATTCATTTCTCGATTGTCAAACATTCCTCATAATAAAATGATGTGACTTTAGTTCCTTGAGAGTTGGAAAAGCAAAGTGATGAAAGAATAATATGCCCTCGTCATCTCAGTCTCCCCCTCTCCCATCGGGTCATCCACTGGGCAGAACCGTGAAGAAGGGCCTAGGTGCCCCACGTTTCACATGATCCCTCTTATCCAACAAGCATGAGAGATAACCTTGATCTGGCTTCAGTTTATCCGAGAACTCTCTTGCCGACTCAGCTTGAGGAAATAAAAACGTCTTGCCCATGAGGGAAGAACAATATACGCTTGTAACTTATTTTAATCTCCTTTTTCCAAATGACTTCACATGCTGTTCCTCAACATTCCTTTCCCTCTACTCCATTGAACTGAGTCAGTATTACTGGAACACCGGAATCTCAACTGGAACCCTGCTCcttagttgtcaaaaggcctttcttACTATCCCTCTAGTCTCTTCGGGCAACAAGGTGAACAAATCGTCCACCACTGTGACCATGATTCTCATAGTGTCTCAGGTGTAATGTCAGCTGGGACATCTTCAACCAGTAAGTGTGATCCTTGTCCAAGATTATTCTGAATCTCCTTTTTTTTATCCAGGATCACATTGGATTTGACTGCATATATCCTAAAGAATTGTAGTTCTTTCATCACTACCCCCACCTTTATTGAACCCTACTCCAGTGTTTTCACTCTCTCCTCTGTTGTCTCTAGTGATTAATCAACTAGAAAAACAGCACAGCCAAGCCCTCTAGTTTTCCACATTCCCCACTGCAAATGCTTCCATCAGAGTTCGGTCACTGAGTCGTGAATAGACCCACTATGGAGCACTGGAGTCTCTTTTACTTCAGCGAGATGAGCTCCCTGCCTAATCTCCCAATGAGTAGTTCTTGTTCCTTTCTTCAGTCCCACCTTGTGGTACATGGGActctttgttgttttctttcttgcCATTTGGGGGTTGTCGCCAGAAAGGGGGTGAGACAGATGAGTGGTCTTATTTTGCCTTGTATGCTGTAGTGTCAAGGGTCTCTGAGCGACCCTCCAGAGGCACCATGGACAGGGTAGGACCGCCACCCCAGTCCTCCAGCAGGACATAAAAATTGAAATTGCTCTTTGTCCGCCTTCAGATAAATTCCCTTTCATATACTCTCTCCTCTGACCCCGCAAGGTGGGACCATGCCATGGCTCTGGTTACACTGTGCACACCACCTCTCTGCTGTGCAGCCAAGGGATTCACAGGAGCTTCCCTTTCTAGTACTTCCCATGCCTTGCCCCATCTCTCATCCGGATGCTGGACTACAGTGTGTTCTCTGCCACTGGACTCCCACCATTCAGTGCACCTGTCTCTCGTGGGCCAGAACAAGTACCAAAATTACCTCAAGACATTCCATCGCACCTGCTCTCTCTGTTCAACCTCTGGGGTGCATTCCAGTAAATCCAACATGAAGAGTTTCAGAATCAGTCTCACAATGCCCAAAGTTGGGGGGGTCGGAACAGGAAGCAGACTAAGATCTGAAGACCACATCTTGTGCCCAGTCACGCTTCCCATGTCCCCGACAGAAAGGTTCAAATCGACATAGTTACTCAGGCCTGTTTTGTTTGCAGTTGACAGGAAAAACATCGGCATAAAACATGACAGTTTAACTTATGTAAGCTTTGAGATTTTACACCTTTGACATTAAACAGCAGTAGTGGAAACATTTATTTGTTGGAGAAAAAAAGTCTATGAAAATTATCTGCTCAAAGACATATAAGTCTGTTCCAGGAGCAAGCATACAGTTTCTGATTTGGCTAAGTGCGATCAGGTTAGGGATGCACATGACCGAAAGCAATGTGTGTCGTACTGAATCAGAGTGTGTGGTTTTCCTATCAATCGCTTGTGTTTAATTCTCCATATTCTCGCTAGCCTTCACGTTTACATAAGCTTAAATGTATGAAACAATATTAAACATCACAGCTTTACGTGACAGCACCTCAGCTCAAATCTGCCTTGCGCCCACAGTGATAATTTGTATTGATGATAATGCACTAGACATTAGAATGCTGTtcaaatgttttattcatgttaactaaataaaacaagaactgTCTTTTTACTTATGTTTTTTTCCTTTCGTTTGCTAATTTAGTGAATCAGTGACTGACAGTATTTCTGTACTCTTTAAACTGGGTACTTAATTTTTGCCTTACAAGTCATTAGACACCAGTGTTTCTAAAGACAGTACTGTTTGGTGGAAGGCTGTTTTCCTCTAACCAACCATGTTCCTTAATTGGGATACAGTGAGATCAACTCACAAAAGTAAGTATCATCATGAAGGTATGACCATGATGGAATTtaccttgtttttttttactccTATCTGGGTTGGGGTAAATTCCCTTCCAGTATGGGAAGGTGAGTGATCACAACTAGCTTTGCTGAGGGTGCTTAGGAAGTGCTTTCTCTACGCGGAAAAATATATTTCCCCTGCGGAGATatttttttttgagtgaatttgcaCAGTGCATGGTATTCCCCCATATGTGAACTTCTATATGATGGAGAACTCCACGATGGGGGAATAGAATTCCACTGTAAAGATCACATGGCTTTCCCAGAATACAGCTGGAAACCTGTGACTTGTGCAGCATACTAGACATAAtcctgaaaatgtttgtgaatttgaAAAAAGTAGGAAAAATACGCTCAGGCAGAAAATCTTCCATGTACTTTCCTTATTTTTTTGTGAAATGGGCACTTTATCTGTAAATGTGTCTGATAATTTAAAGAATATTAAGTGCAGTTGCAAATCTCTTGTTACACTGGTGAGTGAAATATGTGCACTATATTTCCGCCTAATTGTTGAAGATTGATTGTCTTGCTGAGATTTCAGAAAATAAACCTTgatttctttttgcaggttgggGAATCTGGCATTCAGCTTGCTATTGAGATCTGTGGATGTGCCTTACAGCTGGACCTCCGGGGCGATCCTTACACTAAAGTTTTGATTTACAAAACTATTGCTCATCTTTTGCCTACTGACTTGGAGATTTGTCGAATTTGTGTGCTTTCCGTATTCTTTCTTGAGCGTTGCGTGGATTCCTATGAAGCTGTAGAGCGCCTCTATGAACGCCCAGATGAAGACTACAATGAATATACAAGTTCTATTGAAAATCGTGTGCGGTTTGAGTTGCTTCCCATCCTGAAAAAGGGACTCGTGTTTGATCCAGAATTTTGGAATTTTACCATGATCAAGCAAAATTGTGCTGCTCTTTTGGGAGATAGATCTGCTGATTTGCTACGTGCAAAATCACTGAGCAGTTCAGGTTCTGGTAAGACTTGTCGAAAACAACAGGAAACTTTTCGTGGAGATAAAGTTCGGTTTATTGGTAGACGTAATGGGGAACTGGAAAATAAATATGTTTCCTTGTCCAGAACCAGAAGAGAAACTCTTGCCAAGAAAACCCACATAGACCTTGGGACATGTAAAATAGACCACAGTGTACAAAAACATCGTTGTTTGATGTGCAACAAAGAGTTTCTTGGTGGTCACATTATGagacatgcacacacgcatcaGAAAAAGGGCTGTTTTACCTGTGTTATTTGTGGCAGAAAGTTTAGAAGCCGTGCAGTAATGCTGAAACATTTAAAGGATCATGTCAAGAAAATGAAACGACAAAAGTTAACCATTGATCATTTTAAAGAAACTGTAGTTAAAGAAAAACGTAACATCTGTGACAGTTTAATCTCTGGAACTGGGAATCCTGAAGTCTCCAAGGATTGTAACCGATTACAGGATAATGAAACTGCTACTCAATTATGTTCAGTTGTTGACACAATTAAGCCAACCAACGCACCTTCAGTTAATGTGACATTAAATCATGTATCTGAGCACagagtttttgagaatggcagcctcAACCCCACTCCAAAGCAACCTTGTGAACCTCTTATTGACAAAGACTTGGACGAATGTGAAGAAACTCTGAAAAGAGAGTCCCTACCACCTCTCAAAATAAATGGATCTTTATGCCATTCAATAAATGTTGAAACTGTTGAGATACCTAAGAAACTGAAGTGTCCTGTGGAGGGATGCATTTGTACCTTTAAAAGGATAAGATTTTTGAGCGAGCATGTCGAGATTTGTCACCCTTCTGACCTCAATGCAGAGAAACACATGCGCTCCTTAAAAGAAACATATGCTTTAGAAAAACATGCTAGGTTCAAGTGTCCTGGTCCAGGTTGTGACCGTGTGTTCAGATGGATAGGGTCGCTAAATAGGCATGCAATGACGGCACACCCAGAGGACTTTAATATCCAGCAAAAAATATGCTTTCCAAAAGGCGTTGATGCTGTGGGAAGACATATAGTTTTTAAGTGCCCAAgccatggttgtgtgcgtgtatttaAGAGGATTGCTACTCTCTATAAGCATGCAAAGAATGATCATCCTGATGACTTAACTTTGCAGCTACAATTGTTTTCCCCAATTGAGAGTGATACTGTGATTGACGATAAACCTGACAGCATCTGTTGTCCTGTTCAGGGCTGCAAAGGCTTCTTTAACACAATATCATCTTTTCAGAAACACACAAAGAAATTTCACTCGCATAACTTTGATCTGCAGCAGCAACAACTTTCCCCAAGTGAAGGTGCTGCTGGTGCTGTACCTGGTACCTTCCATTGTCCTAGTCAGGGATGTATGCATTGCTTTAAGGAGGTCATATCTCTCAATCAGCACGCTAAGGAAGCTCACTCTGATGACGTGGACCTGCAGCAACAAGTACAGTCATTATCCTTAAATGAGAGCCAAGGTGTAGATAAATCAGGAACCTTCCGGTGTCCTGGTCAGGGATGTCTTCATGGATTTAAGAGGAGAGCATCTCTGAATAAATATGTAAAGGAGACACCAGTTGATAATTTGGATCCGCAGCCACAGTTTCCCTCCTTAAATACGAAAGACACTTTGACTAAACCAACTTGCTTTCGATGTCCTGGCCAGGGATGTTTTCGTGTATTTAACAAGGTGAAAGCTCTGAATAAACATGCAAGCATCTCCCACCCTACTGACTTGAAAGCTCAACAGCATATCATGGCATTTTATAAAGGAAAGTGTCGTTTCTGCCAGAGACAGTTTGAAAATGTCCAACATTTTGTTGACCATCAAAAGAAACATGTGTATCCAAATATTCATTTCTGTCTTCATATTAACTGTGGTAGGAAATTCAAATTGGCATCCGAACTCCTTGAGCATTCATCAGTGCACACCAGTTTTGAAGCCTTGTGTAGTTACCCTGGGTGCTTTCAGGTGTTTGTGGATCCTTCTAGACTATATGAACACGAGGCTGAGCATTATTCTATTTGTTCTCCAGAAAAGACTTCAGAATTAATAGGCCGTAAGTCGTTACACTCCGTTTTGGATCCTTCATCCTTAAACATGGAGCAAAAGGTTTGCCAGGATGCTGCATCTCTTTGTCAAAAATTTGGCAATGCTAGCACTGAATCAATCTGTGTATCTCAAGACCAAAAGGAGAAACTAGATCAGTCAGTTCCCTCATGGAAAGCTAGAAAAGATCATTCCGAGCCGAAGACTTACACACAGAGTGCTGAGAAGAAGACAAGCATGGTTTTTCAAAGTGGAAGTGAAAATTCCTCTGCTAATGCTTCGATTGTGAGCTTGGTAGACCAGATGTCATCTGTTTTAAAGCCCGTTTCTGAGAGTGGTACTACTGTTTTTGAGCAGCTTGTAAATGGTCACGTGGAGcaagaaccaacagctttaatTTCATTAGAATCTTTTAGAGAACACGAGACTGTCATTCCaagtccagaaaaaaaaaacaatttgctacAAAGTGATAGCCAAAACGTGGATGATATCCCTTCAGCATCTCCACtgcctgtaaaacaaaaaacacagaacagcACACCTTCATATGGCGCTGCTGCAAACCAGACCTTTACTAGACCATTGCCTACTGCTTACCTGGATGAACTGTACCTTAGCATGCCAAAGCGCAGGAAAGTGTTCAGTGACAATTCAAACACTCAGTCTGTGCTAGATGATATTTCTAAAAGGTCATCGGAAAGATTAAGGTGTAAAAACTGTCTAACCACGTACTGCAACTCTGAAGCACTTGAAGCACACCTTGCACAGAAGAAATGCCAATCACTCTTTGGATTTGATTCAGATGAAGAAAGTAAGTCATGTAATGAATCTAGAGGTAAGGGGATGGTGTCAAAAACAAGGAAAATAGAGCTAGCCCTTGAGGGGGGTTGGGCTACAGAACAGGACAAGCTTGCAGACCACAGAGTAATAATTGAACCTCTCGATTTATCATTAACAGATACTGAAAATCTTTCCAGCGATCTGGAATGCACGCAGAGAGAGCATACCAACCTGAATGCTGGAAAGGACAGTGAGAGTAGCACCCATTCTAACAAGTGTAAGGTGAAACCTCAGGTAGCAAATGACGTTCTCACGGAGTGTCAGCTGGCAGCTACAATACAAAAGCCTTCAGATCAGAAAGTCTGTGAAAGTTACGCCTGTTCCAATTCTCCTTGCATGTTTAAAACTAGGTGTATTGACCAGTTGGATCACCACTTCAATGTAAAACACCAGTTATTTTGGAACCAAATTAAAACTAACAAACATGACCAACTTTCTGTCTCCTACAGGTGCCTGGTAGAAGTTTGCAAGAAGTTCTATGTATCGCGTTCTGGTGTCCTCAAGCACTACAGGAAGATGCATCGTATTGCTCGCTCAAAGTTGGCCTTATTCTTAAAACTGTCTGTTATTCctgtaggaaaatgtgatgtccGTGCGAAAACGAAAAGCAACATTGTATTGAATAACCTTCATGAGAATAGTAGAAGTTTGAGGTCCAAAAAGGGAAACCAGCCCAAATTAAACTTGGATGTTTCTTGTCCATTCCCCACGCAGTATATAACAAGATCAGGTTTCATACGTCAGGTGGAATTTGACACAAACCTAAAACAGGGTAGTATTGATTGCCTACCCAAAGTAAGCACAATTGAACCGTGTGAACAAGGGAGCGCTAAACAGGAGGCAAACACACAGGTTAATTTGATAGGTCATCATGCAGTTTGTACAGGCAAGACCGATTTCAGAAAGTATCCTGTAAGGAACATGTCACTTAGAAACCAAAAATATTACATAAAATCTGTTGATGTTGGGTGCCGTAAGATTGGTTTCGAGTCAAAAAGTGTACCTTTATTTTCCTGCATGATTAAAGGATGTCTGTCTTCTCTTTCAAATGGGAAGTCATTGGTTTCTCACTATTTACATTGCCATGGGATTAAAAAAGCAATGATTAAGGAAACTGCAGACAGATGTTCCCCTTTGTTGTATCCTCCCACAAAATTGGCAAATTTCTCAAAATCCAGTATGCATAATACGGACGGCAAGTCAAAGAATGTGCGGCAGAAAAAAATTAACCAGAGTACCAGTGGCATTATAGCCTCATTAGGTCACAGGGGAGATGCGTTGAAGAAGCATTTAATAGATAGCAAAATGGCAAAAGAAAATGTAGTGATTATACCTGTAAAGAAACACAAATGTAAATCAGTCAGAAGGTGTTCACGCCTCATTTCCCTTAGAGCGAAGTCTGAACACAAGTGCAAGGCTCTACGGAAAACTAGCAGCTGGAATTCCAAAATCACTTTCAAGACACTCCAAGAAATAAAAGCCCATCAGGCCAAGTGTGGCAACCGCTCCCTGTATCCTTGTATGCTGAAGGGCTGTTCAGCCTCACTGTCAAAAGTAAGTGATTTAAATCGACATTACATAAAGTGTCATGGGTTGACAAAAAATCTGATCCAagaacaagaaaaacattttttacataagCGTGACTTGACAGGAGTAAAGAGATCTGTCTTTTCTCATTGTAGGATGGGACCTATAAAAAACAGTAAGAGTGGACAGACATTCCCTCATATTTTGAACTCAGATGTAGGAATATTAAGTAAGAAACTTAGTGCCATGGAACAAGTAGATTGCAGAAAGCATAGTGCAGATATCCCAAAAAGAAAGTGCCAATCAAGTACCAAAAGACCTGAGATTTTATCTCTGCAGAAACCTAAAGAAATAATAAAGCCCGTGGCTAGGTACATTACTGAAAAAAATAATGTCCCAAAACATGCACATGCTTGGAATTTGGAAGCAGTGAGTTCACTCAGACTCAGAAGCAGATGTCTCCCTCGTAGACCACAGGAGAGAAAATACAGACGTTCTCCCAGTAACAAAAGTGATTGTGTGAGTCATGCCACTGAAAATCAAACATGGAAACCACTTTTGGAAAGATCATGCAAATCAAACTGTAAACCAGAATCCACAAAATGCTACTTAGCAGATTTGGAAGGCTGTAGGAGTAGAAACACGGTGGTCAATAAAGGATTTCTCTTTGGTAAAAAATGTACACTGCAGAAAGCAAATAAGAAGCTGAATTGTAACAAAATAGGAGCTTTCTCACAATTGTCAAATATAGAGACTGTTGTCAGTAAATGCAATCAAAATGGGCTTGGTTTAGACCAGAGAAAGCAAACTTTTCTTTTAAGGCAATTACCAAAAGACAAGGACTCCAGAACTTCAGAATGCACAGGTGCACTTTCGTTAAAGACAAATGTGGCAGACTTCCAGCTTAATCACTCTAATggcttgcagacacacacaccaacagtggTATTTTGTAGACAGCACAGAGCATACATTTATTTTAGACCATGCACAGTGCCATTAGTGAAATCTTGTTTCTTACGGTACCAGGATACTATTTCACGTGCAAAATATGCGTATAAGCAGTTTATTAAGCGATCTAGTTTTCAAACACAGTCATGTCCAAGGGAATCCAAAACAATGTCTTCAGGGTTGTGCGTCTGTGATCATAAAGGACCACAACCATGCACTTTCACAGAAATAAGAGGTTCTATTCGCATCCTCAACAGTGTTTTGCATTTGAAACATTGATTGCCTCAAGCTTTCTTAAGTAATTTATTGTGCTGTTTCTTTTACGTTTCACAAACTGCGTTCAATTTTCCAACACCGAAGACAATAAGGCCTGTTATATAGGCTTATAACTCATTCTGAGACTTGAAACACCGCTAAGGTTGCCTCTGCACTATTGACCCTTTTGTTATGTTTGGCTAAACGGTGCAAATTTTTTATACAAGTTTCATTCACTTAGCTAGCTGTTTTCTTAATCATTAACTGTCTACAAGCATTTAAAGCaccaacaatatttttgtaggtgGCATTGTTTTCCAAAGTTAGTTCAGTACACTGTTTCATAACATGGAAGAATTTACTTTGTTTAGTTGAGCAAACTGGAttgatgaggggcacattttcagTTCCTGATTTATTTGATAAGTCAATAGATGTCAGTATTTTTTCAGCATCTCGTTTTCCTAAATACATTACACAATTGCCATTTGTAATTAAAAGAAATTATCAC
It contains:
- the ZNF654 gene encoding zinc finger protein 654 isoform X3, giving the protein MAEDESDQEWERMGEELVALQEPPRISSREYCRLFCEVVHEYAGRWQVPLPQLQVLQTALCCFTSASVSYPPECEHLQNVLRRLALSLFELLLFFGKDEFYETPLKGILESIQDCNDILMPYENMELRLVTQIMKDGGPWESPVLQAILKGKDEPLDLVNKYLSSEDQLFFELRVRYLIACERTTEAVALITSCLNHPDVSKNLYYHQAYFTCLHMAPCTDGLLQEHVLRICCSDGIDIICSTEKEGKTALALKLCEAFLQRQLHSGDMYRIWDLIFIWSKLQIKTNSSKELFVHRCYQLLRNATNIRVIFPFMKIIINEVGESGIQLAIEICGCALQLDLRGDPYTKVLIYKTIAHLLPTDLEICRICVLSVFFLERCVDSYEAVERLYERPDEDYNEYTSSIENRVRFELLPILKKGLVFDPEFWNFTMIKQNCAALLGDRSADLLRAKSLSSSGSGKTCRKQQETFRGDKVRFIGRRNGELENKYVSLSRTRRETLAKKTHIDLGTCKIDHSVQKHRCLMCNKEFLGGHIMRHAHTHQKKGCFTCVICGRKFRSRAVMLKHLKDHVKKMKRQKLTIDHFKETVVKEKRNICDSLISGTGNPEVSKDCNRLQDNETATQLCSVVDTIKPTNAPSVNVTLNHVSEHRVFENGSLNPTPKQPCEPLIDKDLDECEETLKRESLPPLKINGSLCHSINVETVEIPKKLKCPVEGCICTFKRIRFLSEHVEICHPSDLNAEKHMRSLKETYALEKHARFKCPGPGCDRVFRWIGSLNRHAMTAHPEDFNIQQKICFPKGVDAVGRHIVFKCPSHGCVRVFKRIATLYKHAKNDHPDDLTLQLQLFSPIESDTVIDDKPDSICCPVQGCKGFFNTISSFQKHTKKFHSHNFDLQQQQLSPSEGAAGAVPGTFHCPSQGCMHCFKEVISLNQHAKEAHSDDVDLQQQVQSLSLNESQGVDKSGTFRCPGQGCLHGFKRRASLNKYVKETPVDNLDPQPQFPSLNTKDTLTKPTCFRCPGQGCFRVFNKVKALNKHASISHPTDLKAQQHIMAFYKGKCRFCQRQFENVQHFVDHQKKHVYPNIHFCLHINCGRKFKLASELLEHSSVHTSFEALCSYPGCFQVFVDPSRLYEHEAEHYSICSPEKTSELIGRKSLHSVLDPSSLNMEQKVCQDAASLCQKFGNASTESICVSQDQKEKLDQSVPSWKARKDHSEPKTYTQSAEKKTSMVFQSGSENSSANASIVSLVDQMSSVLKPVSESGTTVFEQLVNGHVEQEPTALISLESFREHETVIPSPEKKNNLLQSDSQNVDDIPSASPLPVKQKTQNSTPSYGAAANQTFTRPLPTAYLDELYLSMPKRRKVFSDNSNTQSVLDDISKRSSERLRCKNCLTTYCNSEALEAHLAQKKCQSLFGFDSDEESAW